DNA sequence from the Streptomyces sp. MST-110588 genome:
GCACCGGCGGCCTGGAGCGGTACGCCGAGGAACACCCCGGTCTGCTGGCCGCCGACGCGATCGTCATCGGTGACACCGGCAACTTCCGGCTGGGCGTGCCGACGGTGACGGCGACGCTGCGCGGCATGACGCTGGTCAAGGTCCGGGTGGACACCCTGGAGGGCAATCTGCACTCCGGGCAGTTCGGCGGCGCGGCCCCCGACGCGCTCGCGGCGCTGATCCGCATGCTGAACTCGCTGCGCGCCGAGGACGGCTCCACGACCGTGGCGGGCCTGCCGGCGGACGCGGAGTGGGAGGGTCTGCAGTACCCGGAGGAGGACTTCCGCAAGGACGCCAAGGTGCTCGACGGCGTCGGTCTGGTGGGCACCGGTACGATCGCCGACCGCCTCTGGGCCCGGCCCGCCGTCACGGTCCTGGGCATCGACTGCCCGCCGGTGGTCGGCGCCACCCCGTCGGTGCAGGCGGGTGCCGGGGCGCTGGTGAGCCTGCGGGTGCCGCCGGGCACGGACGCCACCGAGGCGACCAAGCTGCTCACCGCGCATCTGGAGAACGCCGCTCCGTGGGGCGCGCGGGTGCAGGTGGAGCAGATCGGGGAGGGCCAGCCGTTCCGGGCGGACACCGGCAGTCCGGCGTACGCGTCGATGGCGTCGGCCATGCGTGAGGCGTACGACGGCGCGGAGATGCAGACGTCCGGGGAGGGCGGCTCGATCCCGCTGTGCAACACGCTGGCGGCGCTCTACCCGCAGGCAGAGATACTGCTCATCGGGCTGAGCGAGCCGCTGGCGCAGATCCACGCGGTCAACGAGAGCGTCTCGCCGGAGGAACTGCGGCGGCTCTCGCTGGCCGAGGCGCTCTTCCTCCAGCGGTACGCGGCCACCAGGAGCTGACCGGACGCCCGGGATCCGGGCGCCGAGCGCCCAAAGGCCGGGCCGGCTCCGGGGCCGGAGCCGGCCCGGCGACCGGGCCCGCGCGGTCCCCGCCGCCGGCCGCCGGCGCCCGCCCGGCGTTCACTGCGCCGTCTCACCCCACAGGGACGCCCGCCTCCAGGTTGACCGGGCATCCCTGCCGGCGTGCGCGCAGGGCCCAGCGCAGCCGGTTCCAGCGCACCGGCGGCAGCATCGTGCGTGCCTCGCTCTCGGTGACGAAGCGCCAGCCGCGCAGTTCGGAGCAGGGCAACAGCAGGTCCCGTATCTGCTCGCCGGGCAGCCGTCCGCCGTCGAAGAGCAGCCGCAGCCCGCCGAAGGCGGGGGGCTTGGGCGGTTCCCAGTCCAGTACCAGCAGTTTGGGCGCGCTCTGGAGGCGTATGCCCAGTTCCTCGGCCACCTCGCGCAGGCCGGCGCGGGCGGGCGGCTCGCCCGGCTCCACGATGCCGCCCGGGAACTCCCAGCCCGGCTTGTACGTCGGATCGACCAGGAGCACCCGGTCCTCCTCGTCGAAGAGCAGCACCCCGGCGGCCAGCGTCTCGGCGGTCGGCTCCGGGGTCTGGACGATGTCGCAGGCCCCGGCCCCGTTCCGGACGGCCTCGGCGACCCGCTCGGCGGCCTGACGGGGCGTCAGCCGTGTGGTGTCGATGATGTACGCGTCCTGTTTGATCCAGTCCAGCGCGCTCTGGTACGGCCCGAGCTGCTCCAGGCACCACGAGCGCACCGACTCGCTGCCCTCCACGTCCCCGGGGATCTCCTCGCGTCCGGCTATGCGCTCCCGGAGGATCGTTTCCTCCGTGTGCAGCACCATATGGCGTACGGGGATACGGCGAGCCGCGAGGCCGCCGAAGATCTCGTCGCGGTACTCCTGCCGCAGCAGCGTCATCGGCGTGATCAGCGGGCCCGGCACCTCGGTCAGCAGGGCCAGGGCGGTGTCCACCACGAGCCGGCGCCAGGACGGCAGGTCCTGGTAGTCCTCGACCTCCCCCAGGCGCCTGGCGGGCAGCATGTGCCGCAGTCCGCCGCCGAGCAGTCCGGGGTCGTAGAGCGTACTGCCGGGAAGCAGGTCCAGCAGTTGCCGGGCCGTAGTGGTCTTGCCCGCACCGAACGCGCCGTTCAGCCAGACGATCACGTTTCCCCCTCGTCCCTAGACCCCAGTGAGTTGCCCGCAACACCCTGCCACGGAAACGCCCGGGGCCGGGGCCGGGGATTCCGGAACGGCCGGTACTGGGGGAGCGCCTAGCCGCGCGGGGCCGGGGACGTCGCCTTTTCCACCTTCGGCGCGATCCCGGAAGGTTTGAAAACGCCTTTGTACGCGCTGATGGCGGCGACGGCCGCCACGAGGATGCCGGTCACCACATCCTTACCCGCGAAATCCCCGGCGAAGTAGGCGCTCCCCAGCCCCACCAGCACCGAAATCACCACCTGCACACCGGTTCTCACCGCCCGGCTCCACTGTGGCTGATTGACGATGGCGATGAGCATCGGCGAGGCGAAGCCCAGGATCAGCGCCCACATCTGTGCGTTCGTCACGGGAACTCCCTTCCCCGTAGGGCCCGTAGGAGATGTATCCGGAGAGTGGCCCCGTGCGGGTCCGCCGACAAGCCCGCGCGCACGCAATTCCTCGTGCGCCGGAAAGGTGAGCCGCCGAACGCGGAAGATGCGCACTTCCCCGGCCGTGCCTCAGCCCTTGCCGGCGCCCAGCGTCAGACCGGCGATGAAGTGCCGTTGCAGGAGCAGGAACACCAGGATGGTGGGGAGGGCGACCAGGACCGAGCCGGCCGCCAGCAGGTTGTAGTCGGTGAAGAACTGGCCCCGCAGATTGTTCAGCGCGGAGGTGACCGGGAGTTTGTCACCGTCGGAGATGAAGACCAGGCCCCACAGGAAATCGTTGTACATCCAGGTGAATTGCAAGGTGCCCAGAGCGGCGAGGGCCGGCCGGCACAGCGGCAGGGTGACGCGCCAGTACTGGGTCCATACGCCCGCGCCGTCGACGATGGCTGCTTCGAGGATTTCCCTCGGGAGGGTGCGCATGAAGTTCGCCAGGACGAAGACGCAGAATCCGAGCTGGAAGGCGATCTGTACGGCGATGACGGCCCACAGGGAGTCGTAGAGCGTCATGGAGTCGGACATCCAGTACGGCAGCGGGACCTTGTTGAACAGCACGTACAGCGGGGTGACGATGACCTGCTGGGGCAGCAGGTTCCCCGCCGTGAAGACCATGAGCAGGACCATCGCACCGCGCAGCCGCAGCCGGGCGACGGCGAAAGCCACGAACGACGCCAGGAAGAGCGTGACGAGCACGCCGGGGACGGCGATGAGGAGCGAGTTCAGGAAGTACCTGCTCATCCCGGAATCGAGGAGAGCCTGTTTGTAGTAGGCGAAGGAGAGGTGGCGCGGGAGGGAGAAATAGCCGTATTCGGAGGTCTCCTGGTACGGGCGCAGCGAGGCGTACACCGCGAGCAGGAGGGGCGCGAGGAAGGCCAGCGAGACGACGAGCAGGAACGCCTGTGTGCCGAACCGGCCGCGGCGGCGGGCCCCGACGGGCCGTACGGGGCGCTCCCGCCGCTGCGCGGGGGGCAGGACGATACCGGCGGGCAGGGTCATCGTTTCTCTTCCCCTCTGAGTTCCTGGACGAGGTAGGTCACGATGAAGCCCAGGGAGACCAGGAGCAGTACGACGGCGATGGCCGATCCGAAGCCGATGCGGGCCGCTTCACCGATGATGTTGTCGGTCACCAGGACGGACAGCAGTTCGAGACCGTTGCGGCCCTTGTTGATGGCGTAGACGATGTCGAAGGCGCGCAGCGATTCGATGACGGTGATGACGCCGACGATGATGTTCACCGGGCGCAGGGTCGGCAGCACCACGCGGAAGAAGGTCTGCCGCTCGTTCGCGCCGTCGATGGCCGCGGCTTCTTTGAGGGTGGGATCGACGGATTTCAGGCCGGCCAGGTAAAGAATCATCACATAGCCGGTGTGGCGCCAGCAGGCGGCCAGCAGAACCATCCATATATTGAGGTCCGGATCACCGAGCCAGTCGGTGGGATTCCGCTTGTCCGCCAGTACGGCATTGAGCGCGCCCTGGTCCCGGGAAAGGATGAGCTGGGCGATGAAGCCGACGACGGCGAGGGAGAGCACCACCGGCATGTACAGCGTGGACTGATAGAAACGGCTGAAGCGGACGCCCCGGTCGATGAGAACGGCGAGCAGCAGCCCGAAAGGAGTGGCGATCAGTCCGAGGAAGGCCAGCCACAGCAGGTTGTGCCGGACCGCCGGCCAGAATTGCGGATAGTTCGTGAAGAGGTTCTCGTAATTCTTTCCCCCGGCCCATTGGATGTCGCCGATGCCGTCCCAGGTGGTGAAGGACAGGCCGATGGAGGCGAGTGTCGGCCCCCAGATCAGGGCCAGGTCGAGCAGGATCGGTATGCCCAGCAGTACGCCGAGGACGGCCAGATCGCGGCGGGTGTGGCGCCGCGGGCCGCGCCGCCGGGCACGCCGCGCGAGGGGTGTGGGCACTGCGGTTCTGCCAACTGCGGTCTTCGGTACTGCGGTGTTCGGCACTGCTTCCGGCTCCCCGTGGGTCACGTCGGGCGGGCCGGGAGCGTCGGTCTCCCCGGCCACCTTCGAGCGCGTCGGTCTGGTCCGCTCCCGTGCTTCACTCCGTGGCGAAGATCTGTTTCTTCTGCCGCTCGATGTCGTTCACCAGGCCGTCGATGTCGTCCGGTTTGGTGATGAACTGCTGAATCGCCTGGATCATGACCGTGGAGGCGAAGTCCGGCCGGGTGTCACGGTCCATGAACTGCGATATCTGTTTGGCGCCCGAGACGAGCCGTGCGGCTTTCTTCTGGAGCACGTTGTAGGAGGTGGTGTCGGCGCCGGAGTTGACGGCGACGTTGTTGGGGTCGCTCTTGAGGTAGATCTCCTCCGCCCGGGGGTGGCCAGAAACTTCAACAGGTCCTTGGCGCCACCGACGTCCTTGGCCTTCTTCGACATCAGGAACCCGTCGATGGGCGCCTCGACCGCGTCCTGACCGTGGGCGGGATCGATTTCGGGGAAGGGGAAGAAGTCCAGATCCTCCCGGTCCGCGGCGCTGAACTGCTGGCCCGGGTGGGGCAGCCCGAGAACCGTCATGCCGGCCCGCTTCCTCTGGAGGGTCTGCGCGGCCTCCTGCCACGTACGGCCGTTGGCGCCCTTTTGGTGGTACGGCATCAGCCCGCGCCACAGATCGAAGACCTGCCTGACCTGCGGACTGGTCCAGGATTTCTGACCGCGCATCAGCGCGATGTGGAAGTCGTAGCCGTTGGCCCGCAGATCGAGGTAGTCGAAGGTCCCCATCGCGGGCCAGCCGTCCTTGTCCCCGAACGCGAAGGGCACCAGGCCGTCCTTCTGCATGCGCTTGGCCAGTGCCCGGTATTGATCGAAGGTCTTCGGGACTTCATAGCCCTTGTCTTTAAAGACACTCTTCCGGTGGAAGACTGCCCACGGGTAGTAGTAATAGGGAACGAAGTACTGCTTGCCGTCCTTGCCGGTGGACTGCTTCTTCAGTGCTTCGGAGAACCCCTCGAAGCCCCGCCACAGATCACTGATCTCGGTGAGCAGACCCTTCTGCGCGAAGTACTGCATGCGGTAACCGGCGAACCACATGAAGACGTCGTCCGGGGTGCCCTGGAGGTAACGGTTGATGTTCTCCTGGAAGTTCTCGTGGTTGACGGTGTTGACCTTGACCGTTTTCTTCGACTCCTTCTCGTACGCCTTGAAGGCTTCGGCGAAGGCTTTCTTCGGTACGGCGTCCGAGGCGTTGGAGCCCAGCGTGACACCGCTCGGGCCGCCGCCGCAGGCGGCCAGCAGGGACGGCAGGGCCAGGACCCCGGCGCCGGTCGCCGCACCGCGCAGCAGCGTACGCCGGGACATCCCCCCGGACGTCCGAGGTCCTCTCGGGCCGCCATACGCCGCAGATCCACTGAACGTCGGCTGGACCATGTCCCCTCCTCGTCAGGGATGGAACCAAACAGAAACGAACGCGAGTGGGGGGATCTCACTCCCAATAACCAGCCACGTCAAGGGTTTTGACGGGGAGCCCGCCAACCGTTACCGCTACTCTTCCAACAGACTCCAACAAGCCCTACCGTAAACACTCGCCAGTGACCGGTCCATGACTCCACTGCACCTCTTGTGAGGACGGAGGACGCGACGCATGCGCCCACACACCCCCAGGACCATCCGGCACGGTCGCCGAAGAATCGTCGGAGCGCTGTCCGCGGCGGTCCTGTGTACGGCGGGGCTGACGGCCCTGCCGGCCACGGCCCGCGCGGCCGGCCCGGCGGGTGCCGCGAGCACCGCCGCCGACGCCGACGACGACACCTCTGGAACAGCCGTGGCACCCCGGCTCCCCGACGGACTCGCCAAGACGCCCCCGATGGGTTTCAACAACTGGAACTCCACGTACTGCCGGGCCGAATTCAACGAGGCGATGATCAAAGGCATCGCCGATCTCTTCGTGGAGAAGGGCCTGAAAGCGGCGGGCTATCAGTACGTCAACATCGACGACTGCTGGGCCAGGCCCACCCGTGACGCCCAGGGCAAACTCGTCCCGCACCCCACCCGTTTCCCCAACGGCATCAAGGCCGTCGCGGACTACATCCACTCCAAGGGCCTGAAGTTCGGCCTCTACACCAGTGCGGGCACCAGGACGTGCGATCCGGTCGGCATGCCCGGCGCCCTGGGCCATGAGGCATCCGACGCCCGGCAGTTCGCCGAGTGGGGCGTGGACTACCTCAAATACGACAACTGCAACAACCAGGGTCTGGACGCCAAGAAGCGATACATCACCATGCGCGACGCCCTGAAGGCGACGGGGCGTCCCATCGTCTACAGCATTTGCGAGTGGGGGGAGAACAAGCCCTGGCTGTGGGCGGCGGACGTCGGCCATCTGTGGCGTACGACCGGCGACATCAAGGACAACTGGGCGAGCATGGTCTCGATCCTGAAGAAGAACCTGCCGCTGGCGCCGTACGCGGGCCCCGGGCACTGGAACGACCCGGACATGCTGGAGGTCGGCAACGGCGGCATGAGCGGCACGGAGTACCGCAGCCACTTCTCGATGTGGTCGATGATGGCCGCACCCCTGCTGATCGGCACCGACCTGCGCAAGGCGACGCCCGAGACCTTCGAGATCCTCAACAACCGCGAGGTCATCGCGCTGGACCAGGACCCGCTGGGCAAGCAGGGCACCGTCGTGAAGTCCGAGAACGGCCGCTGGACCGTGGCCAAGCAACTGGCCGGCGGCGACCGGGCGGTGGCGCTGTTCAACGAGACCGACCAGCCGCAGCGCATCACCACGACCGCCAAGGCCGTGGGCCTGCCCAAGGCGCCCGGCTACCGGCTGCGCGACCTGTGGAAGCACCAGGACTTCCACACCACCGGCACGATCTCTGCGACCGTTCCGGCGCACGGCACGGTCGTCTTCCGCGCGTCCGTGGACAAGCGCTGGGCCATGTACCCGCCGGCGGTCGAGGCCGGCACGGACCGTACGCCCATGATCGAGGCGGGCCACACCGCCGGACTGCGCACCTCCGTGGCCAACTTGGGCCGTGCCCCCGCCCGGGACGTCGAGGTCGGGCTCACCGGCCCGCAGGGCTGGCGGATCAAGGCCCTCTCGCCGACCCGCGCCGATGCCCTCCCCGGCGGAAAGAACCTGGTCACCTCGTGGCAAATCGTTCCGCCCGACCATGCGAAGGCCGGCGCGTACGAGCTGACGCTGACCGCCGGCTACCGCTCGCCGGGCGGGCAGCGCATCACCTCCACACCGGCCGCGATGGCGTACGTGGTGATGCCGCCACCCCGCGGGACCCCGTACGCCAGTGACCTGCCCTGGCTGGACGCGACCAACGGCTGGGGCCCGGTGGAGAAGGACACCAGCGTCGGCGAGAAGAACGCCGCTGACGGCAAACCGATCGCCATCGGCGGCGTCCGGTACGCCAAGGGACTCGGGACGCACGCGCCGAGCGCGGTGACGTTCTACACCGGCGGGCGCTGCACGGCCTTCCGTGCACAGGCCGGGATCGACGACGAGTCGGGCGACAACGGCTCGGTCACCTATGAGGTGTGGGCGGACGGGAAACGGGTCGCCGCGACCGGGATCCTGACCGGCAAGGACCCGGCCAAGACGGTCAGCGCCGATGTCTCCAAAGCGCATATGGTCAAGATCGTGGTGACGGACGCCGGGAACGGCATGACGTACGACCACGCCGACTGGGCCGATGCGAAGTTCACCTGCTGAACCGGCGTGCCACCGGGCCGGTGACCCGCTGAGCCGGTGACCCGCTGAGCGCCACCGGGGCCGGGTCCCCGAAACGCCGCTGAACCGCTGGGCGGACCCACTACGGGTCCGCCCAGCGGTCATCGGGGCCGTCGGTCATCGAGGCCATCGGTCCGCCGGCCGTGTTCTTCAGCGCTCACCGCGGTCGATGGCGGCGACCTCACGTACGGCCTCGGCGACGGCGCGGAAGTCCTTGCGCAGGATCGCACCGTGGTTGCTGGGGACCTTCGCGTGGATGCGGATGTTCGGGTTGCGTTCGGTCACCGCGGGGAGGCTGGTGCGTATCTGCTCGTGCCCGCCCTGGCTGCCGAAGGACTCCCCCGAAGCAACCACGTACCGCGTCGGGACGGTGATGCCGTCAAGAACGGGGCCCAGCTCCTGCGCGCAGGCGAGTTGGCCCAGCTCGATGTTGCTGTCCGCCATCTGGTCGGCGGTCATCCGCGGGGTCAGCCCCGTCGGGCGCAGCAGCGGCATGACCCAGCGCCATCGCCGGAACGCCTTCCGGATCCCCTGTTCCAACTCCTCGGTGAGCCAGTCGTACGGCTGCGCGCCCTCGACCAGGACCGCGCCCACGCTGCGGCCGGGGTTCCGGCCGGCCCAGTGGGCCGCGACGAACGCTCCGTAGGACCAGCCCACCACCAGCACCCGGTCCACGCCCCGGGCCGCGAGCACGGCATCGACATCCCGGACGGCGGCCTCGAAGGAGTAGTCCGCCGAACGCCGCGACTTCCGGCCGCGGGCCCGCTCGTCGTAGGTGATGTGCCGCCACTGCGTACCCAGGTCGGCGATGACCCGCCGCCAGTACCCCTGCGTGGCGAACTGGCCGTTGAGGTAGATCACGGGGGTGCCGGTACCGCCGGTGTCGGTGACGGCCAGGGCCGTATCGTCGACCGGCACCATGCCGGTCCAGCTCGTCTCGGTTAAGAAAGTGCTGCCGTTAGTCATATGTCCCGCCTGAGGGGTCAAGTGCGCGTTGTTCGACTTCTCCGTGCCGTGCACATGGATCACCCGGACCGGACCGGACGCCCGTCTGCCCGCGCTCCCGTGCCGGGCGGTATCACTCGCAGTAGACCCGCATCTTGGAGCTGGGGTCGTCGAGGTCGACGATGACGTCGTCGAGGTGCTCGATGAGGTCATCGAGGTGCTGCGGCTTGAGCTCGGCGAGGTCGATCGGTACGCCGGCCTTGGCCAGCTCCGCGTTGACCTTGGTGATGGCCGCCGGCGGGAGCAGGGTGGTGAGCCGGACGCCGGCGCGCAGCAACTGCAGCGGGACACGGACGTTGAGCCGGGTGGGGCCGCCGCCGGTCTCGTCCTCGGCGTCCATGACCACGCGCAGGTACTTGGGCCGGGCCTTCGGGCGGTACGTCGACTCCGGCGGCGTCCCGGGCTGTTGGCGCTGGAGCGCTTCGATCAGCCGCTCCGCCTCGTCCGCGGTGATCTTTCCTTCGGCCAGCATCTCCAGGATCTGGCGGCGCTGCTCGTTCATATGTGTGCTCCTGTTTCTCCGAGTCATCTGACGCCGACCAGCACGGCTGTCCGGCCCTGCGCCATCTCGAACCGGGTGCCGGGCAACGCCCACAGGACCTGTCCGGCACCGCGCAGCGCACCTCCCGGGCCGATCCGGAAGATGAGACATGCGACCACTGCGCCCAGTACGGCGAGCAGCAGCAGCGGCGACAGCACCAGCACCGCCGGCACGACGGGGATGTACAGCCGCACCCGCCGGCCGTTGGAACGGTGTACGCGCACCGTCACCAACTGCGGGATCACCGGTTCCGCTCCAGTTCGGCCAGGGCGTCCTCGGTGTCGATCTCTCCCCGGCGCAGTCGGTCGATGACGTCGGCTGCGCTGGTGGGTGCCGGATCGACATCGACGAAGTCGAGCTGTTCGGCGATCCGCTTCAGCCGGGACTTGACCGTCGGGTAGCTCACCCCGAAAACCCGCTCCATCTCCTTGATGGATCCGTGCGCCCGGACGAACGCGGCGACGAAGACCTGGTCGTCGCTGTCGAGTTGGGCCAGTTGCGGCGGCTCGAACCGCCCCTCGACCGCGACGCCGTTGTCGAGGAGACGGACCCGCTCGACCGCGAACGGCCGACCGCGCGTCAGGTCCGTCAGGTCCTGCCAGTCCATCCTCGGCTCCCTACTCTCGGCGACCTGTTCACGCTCCATGTCTATCTTGATATTTTCAATGCGTCAACGCACGGGCTTTCAGTTTCTTAAGTTCGACTTTGATTATTCGACTTCTCGGCGAACCGACCACCCGGATCAGCAGTCGGCAGTCGGCAGTCGGCAGTCGGCGTTGCGCCGGTATCGGGGCAGCGTCCAGTCCGCGAGTACAGGAGCAGCCCCGCCAGGGTGTATCCGATGAGGAACCCCGCGAGCCCCGCGCCAGGCTCCGGTCGGACGGTGCCAGGGGCAGGCTGACGAGCGTGGACACGGCGGAGCGCCCCCGGAGCGGGAGGCGCGCACGTCGGGGTCGGGAGATGAGGGCATACCGCCGCCCTGCCCCGTGCGGGCCCGGACGATGATGCCCCTTGCTCGGCCGCGTGGAGGTCTACATCAGGCGGTGGGAGCGAAGGTGGGGAGGTGGGTCTGCTGGGCGGCAGCCGCGGCGCCGATCAGGCCGGCGTCGGTGCCCGTACGGGCCGGCAGGACCGTCAGGTCCCGGACGTAGGACAGGGTGGCGTACTCACGCAGGGCCCGGCGCAGCGGTGTGAACAGGATGTCTCCGGCACCCGCCACTCCCCCGCCGATGACGGCGATCTCGATCTCGACCAGGGCGGCGGTGGCCGCGATGCCCGCGGCCAGGGCCTGGGCGGCACGCGCGAAGGAGCGGACGGCGACGGGGTCGTGGGCGCGGGCCGCGGCGGCGACGGCCGCGGCACTGGTGTCCCCGTCGGGGCCCGGACGCCAGCCGTCCGCCAGGGCGCGGCGGGCGATGTTGGGTCCGCTGGCGATGCGCTCGACGCAGCCCCGGGCGCCGCAGGGGCAGACGTCGCCGTCCAGATCCACACTGATGTGGCCGATGTGACCGGCGTTTCCGGTGGGGCCGGGGTGCAGTCGGCCGTTGAGGACGAGACCGCCGCCCACGCCCGTGGAGACCACCATGCACAGGGCGTTGGCGCGACCGCGTGCGGCGCCCTGCCAGTGTTCGGCCGCGGCCATCGCCACCCCGTCGCCCACCAGCACCACCGGGCGCCGACCGGCCAGCGACCGCACCTCCCGGACGAGCGGGAAGTCCCGCCAGCCGGGGATGTTGACCGGGCTGACCGTACCGGCCTTGGCGTCCACCGGGCCGGCACTGCCGATGCCGACCGCCGCCACCCGGGACCAGTCCGGCCCCGCGGCCAGCTCGCCGAGCACCTCCGCCACCGCCCGCATGACCGTCGTGCCGTCCTCGCCGGCCGGGGTGGGGCGGGCGGCCCGTAGGAGCAGCCTGCCGTGGCCGTCCACCAGGGCACCGGCAATCTTCGTGCCGCCGATGTCCAGCGCTGCGCTCAGGTCCGTGTGCATCGGTGTGGATTCTCCTGGTGGACGGGCGGGCGCTCCGGAGGCGGACCCGGAGGGGGATCACCAGTCTCGCCGCAGTTGACAACGTTGTCTAGAGGATATGCTCGCTGCCACACGTCCGCACACACCCGCACGCCCGCAAAGCACCCGAGGGGTTACCTCAAGCATCACCTCCCCACCATGCGACGGGCCCGACTGCCAACAGAACCGCCTCTGCCGGTATCGACTCGGAAGCAATTCAGACCCCCTCCTGACGAGACCGCCCCGGGCCCGGAACCGCCCCTGCCCGACCGGGCTTCCACGAATCCGGCCGGTCCCCACCAGCCCACTCCGACAACCCCGCCGGACCATCCCACAGAAACAGGACCGCGTACCGTGACCGACACCGCCCGGGGCACGACCCGCCGCTACGGAACCCGGCCCACGATGAAGGACGTGGCGGCACGCGCCGGCGTCGGGCTCAAGACGGTCTCCCGTGTGGTCAACGGCGAGCCGGGCGTCACCGCGGACACCGAACGGCGCGTCCAGGAAGCCATCACCGCGCTGGGCTTCCGCCGCAACGACTCCGCCCGCATCCTGCGCAAGGGCCGTACCGCCAGCATCGGCCTGGTCCTGGAGGACCTGGCCGACCCCTTCTACGGCCCGCTCAACCGTGCCGTCGAGGAGGTCGCCCGGGACCACGGCGCCCTGCTGATCAACGGTTCCAGCGCCGAGGACCCGGCGCGCGAACAGGAGTTGGTGCTCGCGCTGTGTGCCCGGCGCGTGGACGGCCTGGTCATCATCCCGGCGGCCGACGACCACCGGTATCTGGAGCCGGAGATCGCGGCGGGCGTGGCCACCGTCTTCGTCGACCGCCCCGCCGGGCGCATCGACGCCGATGTCGTGCTCTCGGACAGCTTCGGCGGCGCGCGGGAGGCGGTGGCCCATCTGATCGCGCACGGCCACCGCCGCATCGGCTTCATCGGCGACCAGCCCCGTATCCACACCGCCACGGAGCGGCTGCGCGGCTATCGCGCGGCGATGGCCGACGCGGGTCTGCCCGTCGACGAGTCCTG
Encoded proteins:
- a CDS encoding dipeptidase → MPDSPLAQSVASLQSRAKAELAELVAFKSVADPAQYPKSECEGAARWVADVLRAEGFQDVALLDTPDGTQSVYGYLPGPEGAPTVLLYAHYDVQPPLDEDAWISPPFELTERDGRWYGRGAADCKGGLIMHLTALRALKENGGVPVGVKVIVEGSEEQGTGGLERYAEEHPGLLAADAIVIGDTGNFRLGVPTVTATLRGMTLVKVRVDTLEGNLHSGQFGGAAPDALAALIRMLNSLRAEDGSTTVAGLPADAEWEGLQYPEEDFRKDAKVLDGVGLVGTGTIADRLWARPAVTVLGIDCPPVVGATPSVQAGAGALVSLRVPPGTDATEATKLLTAHLENAAPWGARVQVEQIGEGQPFRADTGSPAYASMASAMREAYDGAEMQTSGEGGSIPLCNTLAALYPQAEILLIGLSEPLAQIHAVNESVSPEELRRLSLAEALFLQRYAATRS
- a CDS encoding NUDIX hydrolase: MIVWLNGAFGAGKTTTARQLLDLLPGSTLYDPGLLGGGLRHMLPARRLGEVEDYQDLPSWRRLVVDTALALLTEVPGPLITPMTLLRQEYRDEIFGGLAARRIPVRHMVLHTEETILRERIAGREEIPGDVEGSESVRSWCLEQLGPYQSALDWIKQDAYIIDTTRLTPRQAAERVAEAVRNGAGACDIVQTPEPTAETLAAGVLLFDEEDRVLLVDPTYKPGWEFPGGIVEPGEPPARAGLREVAEELGIRLQSAPKLLVLDWEPPKPPAFGGLRLLFDGGRLPGEQIRDLLLPCSELRGWRFVTESEARTMLPPVRWNRLRWALRARRQGCPVNLEAGVPVG
- a CDS encoding carbohydrate ABC transporter permease, translating into MTLPAGIVLPPAQRRERPVRPVGARRRGRFGTQAFLLVVSLAFLAPLLLAVYASLRPYQETSEYGYFSLPRHLSFAYYKQALLDSGMSRYFLNSLLIAVPGVLVTLFLASFVAFAVARLRLRGAMVLLMVFTAGNLLPQQVIVTPLYVLFNKVPLPYWMSDSMTLYDSLWAVIAVQIAFQLGFCVFVLANFMRTLPREILEAAIVDGAGVWTQYWRVTLPLCRPALAALGTLQFTWMYNDFLWGLVFISDGDKLPVTSALNNLRGQFFTDYNLLAAGSVLVALPTILVFLLLQRHFIAGLTLGAGKG
- a CDS encoding sugar ABC transporter permease, which gives rise to MPTPLARRARRRGPRRHTRRDLAVLGVLLGIPILLDLALIWGPTLASIGLSFTTWDGIGDIQWAGGKNYENLFTNYPQFWPAVRHNLLWLAFLGLIATPFGLLLAVLIDRGVRFSRFYQSTLYMPVVLSLAVVGFIAQLILSRDQGALNAVLADKRNPTDWLGDPDLNIWMVLLAACWRHTGYVMILYLAGLKSVDPTLKEAAAIDGANERQTFFRVVLPTLRPVNIIVGVITVIESLRAFDIVYAINKGRNGLELLSVLVTDNIIGEAARIGFGSAIAVVLLLVSLGFIVTYLVQELRGEEKR
- a CDS encoding ABC transporter substrate-binding protein produces the protein MSRRTLLRGAATGAGVLALPSLLAACGGGPSGVTLGSNASDAVPKKAFAEAFKAYEKESKKTVKVNTVNHENFQENINRYLQGTPDDVFMWFAGYRMQYFAQKGLLTEISDLWRGFEGFSEALKKQSTGKDGKQYFVPYYYYPWAVFHRKSVFKDKGYEVPKTFDQYRALAKRMQKDGLVPFAFGDKDGWPAMGTFDYLDLRANGYDFHIALMRGQKSWTSPQVRQVFDLWRGLMPYHQKGANGRTWQEAAQTLQRKRAGMTVLGLPHPGQQFSAADREDLDFFPFPEIDPAHGQDAVEAPIDGFLMSKKAKDVGGAKDLLKFLATPGRRRSTSRATPTTSPSTPAPTPPPTTCSRRKPHGSSRAPNRYRSSWTVTPGRTSPPRS
- a CDS encoding NPCBM/NEW2 domain-containing protein, whose protein sequence is MRPHTPRTIRHGRRRIVGALSAAVLCTAGLTALPATARAAGPAGAASTAADADDDTSGTAVAPRLPDGLAKTPPMGFNNWNSTYCRAEFNEAMIKGIADLFVEKGLKAAGYQYVNIDDCWARPTRDAQGKLVPHPTRFPNGIKAVADYIHSKGLKFGLYTSAGTRTCDPVGMPGALGHEASDARQFAEWGVDYLKYDNCNNQGLDAKKRYITMRDALKATGRPIVYSICEWGENKPWLWAADVGHLWRTTGDIKDNWASMVSILKKNLPLAPYAGPGHWNDPDMLEVGNGGMSGTEYRSHFSMWSMMAAPLLIGTDLRKATPETFEILNNREVIALDQDPLGKQGTVVKSENGRWTVAKQLAGGDRAVALFNETDQPQRITTTAKAVGLPKAPGYRLRDLWKHQDFHTTGTISATVPAHGTVVFRASVDKRWAMYPPAVEAGTDRTPMIEAGHTAGLRTSVANLGRAPARDVEVGLTGPQGWRIKALSPTRADALPGGKNLVTSWQIVPPDHAKAGAYELTLTAGYRSPGGQRITSTPAAMAYVVMPPPRGTPYASDLPWLDATNGWGPVEKDTSVGEKNAADGKPIAIGGVRYAKGLGTHAPSAVTFYTGGRCTAFRAQAGIDDESGDNGSVTYEVWADGKRVAATGILTGKDPAKTVSADVSKAHMVKIVVTDAGNGMTYDHADWADAKFTC
- a CDS encoding alpha/beta hydrolase, which produces MTNGSTFLTETSWTGMVPVDDTALAVTDTGGTGTPVIYLNGQFATQGYWRRVIADLGTQWRHITYDERARGRKSRRSADYSFEAAVRDVDAVLAARGVDRVLVVGWSYGAFVAAHWAGRNPGRSVGAVLVEGAQPYDWLTEELEQGIRKAFRRWRWVMPLLRPTGLTPRMTADQMADSNIELGQLACAQELGPVLDGITVPTRYVVASGESFGSQGGHEQIRTSLPAVTERNPNIRIHAKVPSNHGAILRKDFRAVAEAVREVAAIDRGER
- a CDS encoding DUF2089 family protein: MEREQVAESREPRMDWQDLTDLTRGRPFAVERVRLLDNGVAVEGRFEPPQLAQLDSDDQVFVAAFVRAHGSIKEMERVFGVSYPTVKSRLKRIAEQLDFVDVDPAPTSAADVIDRLRRGEIDTEDALAELERNR